The Halalkalibacter krulwichiae genome has a segment encoding these proteins:
- a CDS encoding sensor histidine kinase yields MIKIRTKLLVYFASILVLLVLLFLVREQSNDKVMELYNENVEYFFLLNEITKATNQTFQSLQIYVHEPLTDNLQLYQTEKEQLLQLQQIVRDTDKDGVAKKNVVHMITSFLDQTEQTIDGIVNQDIQQYSIHLSEAERTASYIHEKTLDIINVELTNSQELSVLLNEKVANTKKMGTAIIIAIIVLSILFALWFSNGITRTIERLTKAAQEISTGRYKGEDVVVSRKDELWFLTKTFNEMKQNILESVSEIEEKARLAQLLKEMELKSLQNQINPHFLFNTLNTISKTSYIEGAERTSDLISAVSTLLRYNIGNLERPTTLKDEVEIVKEYFFIQQARFRDRVEFIEKVDPGCLSTPIPCLTLQPIIENAFIHGIESMAKGAKIALHIYDDKNKVCIDVIDNGVGMDQKKINRLLGKEEESEGSILNKGSGHSTGIGMNNVRNRLKLFDKESSFTISSNVGEGTKVSIRLSQSR; encoded by the coding sequence ATGATAAAAATTCGTACAAAGTTACTCGTTTATTTTGCTAGTATCCTTGTATTACTAGTGCTGTTATTTCTTGTTAGGGAGCAAAGCAACGACAAAGTCATGGAACTTTATAATGAGAATGTTGAATATTTCTTTCTTTTAAATGAAATTACGAAAGCAACGAACCAGACTTTTCAATCTCTACAAATTTATGTTCACGAGCCTTTGACCGATAACTTACAACTTTATCAAACAGAGAAAGAGCAACTGCTTCAGTTACAACAAATAGTTAGAGATACAGATAAAGATGGGGTAGCTAAGAAAAATGTTGTACACATGATAACGAGCTTTCTCGACCAAACAGAACAGACAATAGACGGGATAGTGAACCAAGATATTCAGCAGTATTCCATTCATTTAAGTGAAGCTGAGAGAACAGCTTCTTATATACATGAAAAAACACTTGATATTATTAACGTGGAACTTACAAACTCTCAAGAGTTATCTGTGCTTTTAAATGAGAAGGTAGCGAATACAAAGAAAATGGGGACAGCGATCATAATCGCAATCATTGTCCTCAGTATTTTATTTGCTCTATGGTTTTCAAATGGAATAACGAGAACAATTGAAAGGTTAACCAAGGCAGCACAAGAAATATCAACTGGACGTTATAAAGGTGAGGATGTCGTTGTTTCGCGAAAGGATGAGCTTTGGTTTTTGACGAAGACCTTTAATGAAATGAAACAGAATATCCTAGAGTCGGTAAGTGAGATAGAAGAAAAAGCTAGGCTAGCTCAATTATTAAAAGAGATGGAATTAAAAAGCTTGCAAAACCAAATCAATCCGCATTTCCTTTTTAACACGTTAAACACAATATCAAAGACGTCTTATATTGAGGGAGCAGAACGAACAAGTGACTTAATTTCTGCTGTTTCTACCTTGCTTCGATATAATATTGGAAATTTAGAACGTCCAACGACATTGAAAGATGAAGTCGAAATTGTAAAAGAGTATTTCTTTATTCAACAGGCGCGTTTTCGTGATCGAGTAGAGTTTATCGAGAAAGTAGATCCTGGTTGCCTATCCACACCGATTCCATGCCTAACGCTACAGCCTATCATTGAGAACGCGTTTATTCATGGAATTGAAAGTATGGCTAAGGGAGCAAAAATTGCTTTGCATATATACGATGACAAGAACAAGGTCTGTATTGATGTCATTGACAATGGTGTAGGGATGGATCAAAAGAAGATTAACCGGTTGTTAGGCAAAGAGGAAGAGTCAGAGGGTTCAATACTTAATAAAGGTTCAGGTCATTCTACTGGGATTGGAATGAACAATGTAAGGAATCGACTTAAATTATTTGACAAAGAAAGTTCCTTTACAATCTCTTCAAATGTTGGTGAAGGGACAAAGGTTAGCATCCGATTAAGTCAATCAAGATAG
- a CDS encoding response regulator, which translates to MLKVMLVDDEPIEREGLSLILGRNRSNFEIVSEAENGKEAVERALTYQPDLIFMDIKMPEFDGIEAIRRIAAELPNTKFIMISAFDTFDYAREAMRFGIKEYLLKPSKVIEVLEAFDRMAEEIASEKQRVTEVEQINHRLERVHSLVERDFIVSLIMDHVHEFAQGEWDDWISLKLEHKQGFAAVFSFESDSRHPDREEKSRWYRILKQVLQKQSTSCFIGPLTGFQVPVLVLFTDQEQTDDEVRHSFIRTVIRQVQKNLEHCRLYAGVGTVVTDVNQFSNSYKEAVYALEFVHSHRSATYLVYNERLKQKRKDLIPFELEKGLVEAVKKGDIQEGLQKFDSYFQSIQQATDFKVNLVQRAIEDFFIVLTRSIKELGFDGDIQVGLGKLETTMQIKEVAKSQLITVTELLGEWRTNGIRDLLLQAKEYMDNNYHKSISLEGVADEIGISSYYLSKLFKEKFQVTFMEYLKNTRIQKAIALLLDRENMPLKEIALNVGYKDPNYFSTAFKKEVGMSPSEYRNKYHH; encoded by the coding sequence GTGTTAAAAGTCATGCTTGTTGATGATGAACCAATTGAAAGGGAAGGCCTCAGCTTAATACTTGGTAGAAATCGGTCTAATTTTGAAATTGTTTCAGAAGCCGAGAATGGAAAAGAAGCGGTTGAGCGCGCCCTAACTTATCAACCAGATTTAATATTTATGGATATAAAAATGCCTGAATTTGATGGCATAGAGGCAATAAGAAGAATTGCAGCCGAGCTTCCAAACACGAAATTTATTATGATATCAGCCTTTGATACCTTTGATTATGCTCGTGAAGCAATGAGATTTGGAATTAAAGAATATTTATTAAAACCAAGCAAAGTGATCGAGGTGTTAGAAGCGTTCGACCGTATGGCAGAAGAAATTGCAAGTGAAAAACAAAGAGTGACAGAAGTAGAGCAAATCAATCATCGCCTTGAGAGAGTCCATTCTTTAGTAGAAAGAGACTTTATTGTTTCTTTAATTATGGATCACGTTCATGAGTTTGCACAGGGAGAGTGGGATGATTGGATAAGTTTGAAACTAGAACATAAGCAAGGGTTTGCAGCAGTATTCTCGTTTGAATCAGATAGCCGCCACCCAGACCGTGAAGAAAAGAGCCGGTGGTATCGAATTTTGAAACAAGTATTACAAAAGCAAAGCACATCTTGTTTTATTGGTCCGCTAACCGGTTTCCAAGTTCCTGTTCTTGTGTTATTTACCGATCAAGAGCAAACAGATGATGAAGTCAGACACAGTTTTATACGTACGGTCATTCGCCAAGTCCAAAAAAATTTGGAGCATTGTCGGCTGTATGCTGGTGTTGGTACGGTTGTAACTGACGTAAACCAATTTTCAAACTCATACAAGGAAGCTGTTTATGCGTTGGAGTTCGTTCATAGTCATCGAAGTGCCACTTATTTAGTGTACAATGAAAGATTGAAGCAAAAACGCAAAGATTTGATTCCTTTTGAGTTAGAAAAAGGTTTAGTTGAGGCTGTTAAAAAAGGGGATATACAAGAAGGACTACAAAAATTCGATTCGTATTTTCAATCAATTCAGCAAGCCACTGATTTTAAGGTGAACCTCGTTCAAAGGGCGATAGAGGATTTCTTTATTGTGTTAACCCGCTCCATAAAAGAACTTGGATTTGATGGCGATATTCAAGTAGGATTAGGAAAATTAGAAACAACGATGCAAATAAAAGAGGTTGCTAAGTCACAGCTAATAACGGTAACTGAGCTCTTGGGAGAGTGGCGCACGAATGGAATACGAGATTTGCTTTTACAAGCTAAGGAATATATGGACAACAATTACCACAAATCTATTTCTCTTGAAGGGGTAGCCGATGAGATTGGAATTAGTTCTTATTATTTAAGTAAGTTGTTTAAAGAAAAATTCCAAGTCACTTTTATGGAATATTTGAAGAATACTAGAATACAAAAGGCAATCGCACTACTTTTGGATAGAGAAAACATGCCATTAAAGGAAATAGCGTTGAATGTCGGATATAAAGATCCTAATTATTTTAGCACTGCCTTTAAAAAGGAAGTCGGTATGAGCCCGAGTGAATATCGAAATAAATATCATCATTAA
- a CDS encoding LTA synthase family protein: MTNLKSIFSRLKFFWLAVFLLTIKTYVLYKVGFTIPIENRLQEFILMINPISSAVLFIGLSLFFTGKVRNYMVIVTSTIATLILYFNLVYYRFFSDFITLPVLFQTNNAKDLSSSVLELMHVSDLFLFVDVLFLIVLMFKGKVPVVNKKRLEGFAIVALAFVLFFVNLQIAHKERTELLTRSFDRELLVKNIGMFNYHVYDAFIQSQSKTQRVFANGSEMEEIIDYRNENYKEPDEDLFGIAEGKNVIVLSLESLQSFVINETLDGEEITPFLNELINESYYFENFYHQTAQGKTSDSEFLVATSLFGRNSGSVFFTHAGNSYNALPEILTNDSYFTSVMHANNKSFWNRDVMYQSLGYQTYFDINSYDVHEENSVGWGLKDKDFFEQSIELLQSQPEPYYTKFITLTNHFPFELGEEDRLINEFDSNSGTLNRYFPTVRYMDYALEHFFDRLKEEGIYEDSIFIMYGDHYGISQNHNRAMSMFLEKEEITDFDTVQLQRVPMLVHIPGHKGHELRETVSGQIDVKPTIMHLLGIESKYDIQFGSDLFAPERESFTVLRDGSFITDDYVFTKGVCYSKETEAETDIESCEPYFDKANKDLTNSDKIIYGDLLRFY; this comes from the coding sequence ATGACTAACTTAAAATCAATCTTTTCTAGATTAAAGTTTTTTTGGTTAGCGGTTTTTTTGCTAACGATTAAAACATACGTTCTTTATAAAGTAGGGTTTACGATCCCGATTGAAAATCGTCTTCAAGAATTTATTTTAATGATAAATCCAATTAGTTCGGCTGTGCTGTTCATTGGACTTTCCTTATTTTTTACAGGGAAAGTGAGAAATTACATGGTGATCGTGACAAGCACGATCGCAACGCTTATTCTGTACTTTAATCTCGTATACTATCGCTTTTTTTCAGATTTTATTACATTGCCTGTGTTATTTCAGACGAATAACGCGAAAGATCTATCCAGCAGTGTCTTGGAATTAATGCATGTTAGTGACTTGTTTTTGTTCGTGGATGTTCTCTTTCTAATTGTATTAATGTTTAAGGGGAAAGTACCTGTTGTTAATAAAAAAAGATTAGAAGGTTTTGCAATTGTAGCTTTGGCCTTTGTACTTTTCTTTGTTAATTTGCAAATTGCTCATAAAGAACGGACAGAATTATTAACGAGGTCATTTGACCGTGAGTTATTAGTGAAAAACATTGGAATGTTTAATTACCATGTGTATGATGCTTTTATTCAATCCCAATCTAAAACGCAGCGAGTGTTTGCGAATGGTTCTGAAATGGAAGAAATCATTGATTATCGTAATGAGAATTACAAAGAGCCTGATGAGGACTTGTTTGGGATAGCTGAAGGTAAAAATGTTATTGTGCTGTCACTAGAGTCGCTTCAGAGTTTTGTGATCAATGAAACGTTAGATGGCGAAGAAATCACACCATTCTTGAATGAATTAATTAATGAGAGTTACTACTTTGAGAATTTCTACCACCAAACGGCACAAGGGAAAACATCTGACTCTGAATTTCTAGTTGCTACTTCTTTGTTTGGTAGAAATAGTGGATCTGTATTCTTTACCCATGCTGGCAACTCATATAATGCACTTCCTGAAATTTTAACAAACGACAGTTATTTCACTTCGGTGATGCATGCTAATAATAAAAGCTTTTGGAATCGGGATGTGATGTATCAATCTTTAGGATATCAAACGTATTTTGATATTAATTCCTACGACGTCCATGAAGAAAATTCCGTTGGATGGGGCTTGAAGGATAAAGACTTTTTTGAACAATCGATTGAACTTCTGCAATCACAACCAGAACCTTATTATACAAAATTCATTACATTGACGAATCATTTTCCATTTGAGCTAGGTGAGGAAGATCGTTTGATTAATGAGTTCGATTCAAATAGCGGAACACTAAATCGATATTTCCCAACAGTCCGTTATATGGATTATGCTCTGGAACACTTCTTTGACCGCTTAAAAGAAGAAGGAATTTATGAGGATTCGATCTTTATTATGTATGGAGATCATTATGGAATTTCTCAAAACCATAACCGAGCAATGAGTATGTTCTTAGAAAAAGAAGAGATTACAGACTTTGATACTGTTCAGCTTCAAAGAGTTCCAATGCTCGTTCACATTCCTGGTCATAAAGGTCACGAGTTGCGTGAAACAGTTTCTGGGCAAATTGATGTGAAGCCGACGATCATGCATTTACTAGGTATTGAGTCAAAATATGATATACAGTTTGGGTCTGATTTATTTGCACCAGAGCGTGAGTCATTTACGGTTCTACGTGATGGAAGCTTTATCACAGATGATTATGTCTTTACAAAAGGAGTTTGTTATTCAAAGGAAACGGAAGCTGAAACTGATATCGAAAGCTGTGAACCTTATTTCGATAAAGCTAACAAAGACTTAACGAATTCCGATAAAATCATTTATGGAGACTTATTGCGTTTCTATTAA
- a CDS encoding bifunctional folylpolyglutamate synthase/dihydrofolate synthase, whose translation MKIKTMKEAEDLIYHSYLRAIGHITEVKDENVKRPELTRRLLDLLGAPDKGQRFILVTGSKGKGSTARFISSLLCHLGMKVGLFTSPHLVHFNERIRVDGKAISDTDFIRISNVVSTKVDSIEKTLERNEYQGPIGIALSLASIYFKEQQTDINVIECGRGGKYDDTNVLENEWAVITPVMEEHIENLGPKLSNIMTHKLGIIKKSTKHVYIQKQTEEAERLIRRQLDIMKRYSYSIYGSDFQIEEVSLTTAGMVFDVRTNKASYNKLTLPLLGEFQALNAGIALRIAEDFCPGSLNQIVVKACFKKIQWPGRCEIIGRNPTVIVDGAINEETATYVKHVVQMINKEHKKKTVSIVSVPVNKDYQGVIKTLSEVSDQLILTVPDKSHLTFPDDDLDIALHYQKNSVKLASLEKALQYVHKKLDVDLIVIAGTQTFIGNAKRLYGHSLMDIGK comes from the coding sequence ATGAAGATTAAGACGATGAAAGAGGCAGAAGATCTTATATACCATTCGTATCTACGAGCAATTGGACATATTACGGAAGTGAAAGATGAAAATGTAAAAAGACCTGAGTTGACGAGAAGACTGTTAGATTTACTCGGAGCGCCTGATAAAGGACAAAGGTTTATTTTAGTTACAGGGAGTAAAGGGAAGGGTTCAACTGCCCGTTTCATTTCCTCTTTGCTATGTCATCTAGGGATGAAAGTTGGTTTATTTACGTCTCCTCACTTAGTTCATTTTAATGAGAGAATTCGGGTCGATGGGAAAGCAATTTCGGATACAGATTTTATTCGTATAAGTAATGTTGTCAGCACAAAGGTTGATAGCATCGAGAAGACATTAGAAAGAAATGAGTACCAAGGACCAATCGGCATTGCTCTTTCACTAGCATCTATTTATTTTAAAGAGCAGCAAACAGATATTAATGTCATTGAATGCGGCCGAGGAGGGAAATATGATGACACGAATGTGTTGGAAAATGAATGGGCTGTCATTACACCAGTAATGGAAGAGCATATTGAAAATTTGGGTCCTAAACTTTCAAATATTATGACTCATAAATTAGGGATTATTAAGAAATCAACAAAGCATGTTTATATACAGAAACAAACAGAAGAAGCAGAAAGGTTAATACGAAGACAGTTAGATATTATGAAGCGCTATTCTTATTCTATTTATGGAAGCGATTTTCAAATAGAAGAGGTGTCGCTGACTACAGCAGGAATGGTCTTTGATGTGCGAACGAACAAAGCAAGTTATAACAAGCTTACATTGCCACTATTAGGGGAGTTTCAAGCGCTAAATGCAGGCATTGCGCTAAGAATTGCAGAGGATTTTTGTCCTGGTTCACTTAATCAAATTGTGGTAAAAGCCTGTTTTAAAAAGATCCAATGGCCTGGGAGATGCGAAATCATTGGCCGTAATCCTACTGTCATCGTCGATGGAGCAATTAATGAGGAAACAGCAACCTATGTTAAGCATGTCGTTCAAATGATTAATAAAGAACATAAAAAGAAAACCGTATCAATAGTCAGTGTACCAGTAAATAAAGATTATCAAGGTGTTATTAAAACATTAAGTGAGGTATCTGATCAGCTTATTTTAACTGTGCCAGATAAGAGTCACTTAACTTTTCCTGATGACGATCTCGACATAGCCTTACACTATCAAAAAAACAGTGTGAAACTTGCAAGCTTAGAGAAGGCTTTGCAATATGTTCACAAAAAATTAGATGTCGATTTAATCGTCATAGCCGGAACACAAACCTTCATCGGCAACGCCAAGCGGCTCTACGGCCACTCGCTAATGGATATTGGAAAGTGA
- a CDS encoding ATP-grasp domain-containing protein yields the protein MTYRPYLAMIQQSVSQDDVSFKEIAPDYLYRVLKDDKSFLMHDVEIGLNNSSSLKIARSKSGTYSALQATNVMAVEHFFLLNPASRFSKADSFKLALNYFHSFNERVVLKQDDGSQGENVFKIDSEDQLETHLSDLFSLQVDACLSPFYSATYEYRVIMLKGKPQLFLAKERTTSWKHNLIGGSRSIDVPSELEPKLADLATNAALAVELDFCSVDILHTTKGLLVLEINEQVMLDEYIKGDPTRVDKVSKIYREAILERFTRL from the coding sequence ATGACGTATAGACCTTATCTTGCTATGATCCAACAGTCTGTTTCACAAGATGACGTAAGCTTTAAAGAGATCGCTCCTGATTATCTCTATCGCGTCCTAAAGGATGACAAATCCTTTCTCATGCATGATGTTGAAATTGGTTTGAATAATAGTTCGAGCCTCAAGATCGCAAGAAGCAAATCTGGAACTTATTCCGCTTTACAGGCAACTAATGTGATGGCTGTAGAACACTTTTTCCTTCTTAATCCGGCATCTAGATTCTCAAAAGCGGACTCCTTTAAGCTTGCCCTAAATTATTTTCATTCTTTCAATGAAAGAGTGGTCTTAAAGCAAGATGATGGCTCACAAGGTGAGAATGTTTTCAAGATCGACTCTGAAGATCAACTTGAAACGCACTTATCCGATTTATTTTCCTTACAAGTAGATGCTTGTCTATCTCCTTTCTATTCTGCTACTTATGAATATCGGGTTATTATGTTAAAAGGAAAGCCTCAATTATTTTTAGCGAAAGAGCGAACGACGTCTTGGAAACACAACCTGATTGGAGGAAGTCGGTCTATCGATGTCCCAAGCGAATTAGAGCCTAAGCTAGCTGATCTAGCTACTAATGCTGCATTAGCCGTTGAGCTTGATTTTTGTTCAGTCGACATCTTACACACGACAAAGGGTTTGCTAGTACTCGAAATAAATGAGCAGGTAATGCTTGATGAATATATAAAAGGCGATCCTACTCGAGTAGACAAAGTCTCAAAGATTTACCGTGAAGCCATTTTAGAGAGATTTACCCGTCTCTAA
- a CDS encoding (deoxy)nucleoside triphosphate pyrophosphohydrolase — MKLKQVIVVAAVIQNNNKQILCALRSETMSLPNHWEFPGGKVEIGEDHYDALQREIHEELACTIMVKEKITSVTHHYDHMIVHLHTYWCEIIKGYPLAKEHASLQWVDLKDLKSLRFAPADLSTIHLITKG, encoded by the coding sequence ATGAAATTGAAACAAGTTATTGTTGTTGCTGCTGTCATTCAAAATAACAACAAACAAATCCTTTGTGCCTTGCGTTCAGAAACTATGAGTTTGCCTAACCATTGGGAATTCCCAGGTGGCAAAGTGGAAATCGGGGAAGACCATTACGACGCGTTGCAACGGGAAATTCACGAAGAACTAGCTTGTACGATCATGGTGAAAGAAAAAATTACATCGGTTACTCATCATTATGATCATATGATTGTACACCTACATACGTATTGGTGTGAGATTATAAAAGGATATCCTCTTGCAAAGGAACATGCTTCTTTACAATGGGTCGATCTCAAAGATTTAAAGTCACTGCGCTTTGCACCAGCTGACCTTTCCACCATACATTTAATTACCAAAGGCTAA
- a CDS encoding ATP-binding protein, giving the protein MMTTLQTKDNMKLLKKPNVKLPLKLKMILLIGLLIIGMFSIMGVFLYYFFSHTLEDQLGERALSVAKSVAHIPELVDAFEHEDPASVIQPIVLPIQEATAAEFIVVGNTNEIRYAHPNPEKIGERMVGEDNAPALTAGQSYVSKALGSLGYSIRGKVPVVSEQGEIIGVVSVGYLIEDVQTVINNYSRELWYALLIMVALGMIGAVFIARYIKGVLFGLEPEEISHLLLQKETILQSTHEGIIAVNQDGLITLINTAAQKLLFKKEFPKKDVIGRAIQEVLPSSSLPEVLKTGKSQFDREVELNDTDTIFVNRVPIFYKNNLIGAVSTFRNKTEIDRLTKELTQVREYADALRAQTHEFSNKLYTILGLIQLEKKEEAVSFIQRENHIQLDWIDFLMEKVPDPMLNAILLGKLNQAMEQRVEMIIDPSSQLTSSLTERKRDILVTVLGNLLQNAIDATKLNDDKNNRLINIFFTDLGEEIIFEIEDSGPGVPEELTDQIFTLGFTTKAGSNRGIGLALTKQALNKIGGNVYLEEGELGGACFVITIPKDGEI; this is encoded by the coding sequence ATGATGACGACCTTGCAAACGAAAGACAATATGAAATTATTAAAAAAGCCGAATGTGAAGCTCCCGTTAAAACTGAAGATGATTTTATTAATTGGATTGCTCATTATTGGGATGTTCTCAATTATGGGGGTTTTTCTTTATTATTTCTTTTCTCACACACTTGAGGATCAACTAGGAGAAAGAGCGTTAAGTGTAGCGAAAAGTGTAGCTCATATACCGGAGTTGGTCGATGCCTTCGAACATGAAGATCCTGCATCTGTTATACAGCCAATCGTTTTACCTATACAAGAGGCGACCGCTGCAGAATTTATTGTTGTTGGGAATACAAATGAGATTCGCTATGCTCACCCAAATCCTGAGAAGATCGGCGAAAGAATGGTTGGAGAAGACAATGCACCTGCGTTAACAGCAGGACAATCCTATGTATCAAAAGCGTTGGGCTCACTTGGATATTCGATTCGTGGGAAAGTGCCGGTTGTATCTGAGCAAGGGGAAATTATTGGTGTCGTATCGGTTGGTTATTTGATAGAAGACGTACAAACGGTCATTAACAATTACAGTAGAGAGCTTTGGTATGCCTTATTGATTATGGTAGCGCTAGGAATGATCGGTGCTGTTTTTATTGCACGCTATATTAAAGGTGTATTGTTCGGACTTGAACCTGAAGAAATTTCGCATCTTCTTTTACAGAAAGAAACAATCTTACAATCGACTCATGAAGGAATCATCGCTGTTAACCAAGATGGACTCATAACGTTAATCAATACGGCCGCACAAAAACTACTGTTCAAGAAAGAGTTCCCGAAAAAGGATGTCATTGGTCGAGCAATTCAAGAAGTTTTGCCAAGTTCCTCTTTACCGGAAGTATTGAAAACAGGGAAGAGTCAATTTGATAGAGAGGTTGAACTCAACGATACAGATACAATTTTTGTTAACCGAGTGCCGATTTTCTATAAGAATAATTTGATTGGTGCCGTTTCTACGTTTCGTAACAAGACAGAGATTGACCGTTTAACAAAGGAGCTTACTCAAGTAAGGGAATATGCGGATGCCCTTAGAGCGCAAACTCATGAATTCTCAAATAAGTTGTATACCATTTTAGGATTGATTCAGTTAGAGAAGAAAGAAGAAGCTGTTTCGTTTATTCAAAGAGAAAATCATATCCAATTAGACTGGATTGACTTTTTGATGGAGAAAGTACCAGATCCGATGTTAAATGCAATTCTTTTAGGCAAATTAAATCAAGCGATGGAGCAAAGAGTTGAAATGATAATTGATCCAAGTAGTCAACTGACGTCTTCTCTAACAGAAAGGAAACGCGATATTCTTGTGACAGTTCTTGGAAACCTTCTTCAAAATGCGATAGATGCAACAAAGCTTAATGACGATAAAAATAATCGACTAATCAACATATTTTTTACCGATCTTGGTGAAGAGATAATTTTCGAAATTGAAGATTCAGGACCTGGTGTACCTGAGGAATTAACGGATCAAATCTTTACTCTAGGATTTACAACGAAAGCAGGCTCAAATAGAGGGATCGGATTAGCATTAACGAAACAAGCCTTAAATAAAATAGGTGGAAATGTTTATTTAGAAGAAGGGGAACTGGGTGGAGCTTGTTTTGTAATTACGATTCCGAAAGATGGCGAGATTTAG
- a CDS encoding response regulator, producing MKSKYTVLIVEDDFRVAEVTRQFVEKVEGFQALDVCKTAAETKEYLKQNDLPDLILLDVFIPDVEGLALFWSVRKEYREVDIIMVTAAKEVSTIQETLRGGTFDYIVKPVEFSRFEQTLNRYKKHRMLLNTKVEMDQSEIDKLTGVNSIISSEAESGLENLPKGIDRLTLKKVKHVISDHRDQGVTAIKLGQLIGASRSTARRYLEYLVSTKDVKAELEYGDIGRPERRYTPL from the coding sequence ATGAAGTCTAAATACACAGTTTTGATTGTAGAAGATGACTTTCGCGTTGCGGAAGTGACTCGTCAATTTGTTGAAAAGGTCGAAGGTTTTCAAGCTTTAGACGTTTGTAAAACAGCCGCTGAGACAAAAGAGTACTTAAAGCAAAATGATTTACCTGACTTAATACTCCTTGATGTCTTCATCCCGGATGTGGAGGGACTAGCATTATTTTGGAGTGTTAGGAAAGAATATCGTGAAGTGGATATTATTATGGTTACAGCTGCTAAAGAAGTTTCTACAATTCAAGAAACGCTTCGTGGAGGAACGTTTGATTATATTGTTAAACCAGTCGAATTTTCTCGCTTTGAGCAAACATTGAACAGATACAAGAAACATCGCATGCTACTTAATACAAAAGTAGAAATGGACCAATCAGAAATTGATAAACTAACAGGAGTAAACTCGATTATTTCGAGCGAAGCTGAAAGTGGATTAGAGAACCTTCCTAAAGGAATTGATCGTTTAACCCTTAAGAAAGTTAAGCACGTTATTTCAGATCATCGTGACCAAGGAGTGACGGCAATTAAATTAGGGCAGCTAATTGGGGCGAGTCGTTCAACGGCAAGGCGGTACCTTGAATACTTAGTCTCTACAAAAGATGTTAAAGCTGAATTGGAATATGGCGATATTGGCCGTCCGGAGCGAAGATATACACCTTTGTGA